GTAAGGCAAAAGGCAGACAGATTCCAGGAAGTGGccaaggaaggggaagaggctgAACCAACTCAAGATGGAGCCAAGGGTCTCTGCCACATAGCTGAGGGTGGCAGTTGTATTGCAGAGGATGCTATATGCCAGAGGACCCGTGAAAGCGAGGTAAGCCAAGCCCAGGCGGTAGAGCCGCACACTGAGCATCTCTGATCCAACAGAAGCTTTGTAGCGACGGTGCTTCTGGGCTGTAATGCTGGCAGCCAGGCTGATGGGCAGGATGGCTATAGGGCGGCCATAGAAGATGGGGGAAGTAAGAAACGCAGCTCCCAGCGTGTTCTTAACATCAGAGGTCTGATTCCCCACAGCAGCCACCAGCAAGACCCCTAaaccaactgcaaggggaaggcCCACAATATAGAAGTTGGCCATGAAGGAAAAGCTAATGAGAGCCACGAGGCCAAAATAGATGCCCACTATCATCTGGGCAGCAAAGCGAATGAGACTCAGTGGGGGCGTCCCCCCTCTGGAACCTCGCCTCTGCCCTTGGGCTCTGTTAGCCTGAGCCACAAAGCTTGGGAGCTTCCAGAACTCCCACAGCCAGCCCAGCCCACCACCCCCTAGGGTGAGCATCCAGAGCAGTGCGTGGCTGTCCCTCCCCAAGTACAGGTGGTGGAGCCCTGCAGGGCCCCCTACAGCCCAGAGGACATAGGTCACCAGGAGCCCCTTGGCCATCTTTCTCTAGGTCAAGGATCTCAGCACAAGTCCAGTGGCACCTGCCATTGCTCAGAATCCTTTGTGAGAAGCCAGGCCATCATGGTTCCAAAGTTACCCTTAAGAGGACAAAAAACAATGAGACAGTCATAAAACAAtatctaggggccgggtggtggcacacctggttaagtgcacatgttacaatgcacaaggacctgggttcaagcccccggtccccacctgcagggggaaagctttgtgaatggtgaagcagtattgctggagtctctctgtctcttcccctctctatctcccctttccctcttgatttctggctgtctctatccaataagtaattaaatacagataataaatttttaaaaaggcagtatCCAGATCTCAACACAGTAACCATTTCTCCTTCCCATAAAAATCCAACCCAGCTATCCTTTTGCGTGCTTGAAATACTGATTCTCCTACACCTCTCAAACGAGCAccttatttcttctttctgatatatttaaaatatatattttgttgggagttgggcggtagcgcagtgggttaagtgcacacgtggtgcgaagcacaaggaccggcaaaaggatcccggtttgcaccccggcttcccacctgcaggggagtcacttcccaggtggtgaagcaggtctgcaggtgtctttctgtcttcccttcctctccccatttctctctgtcctaacaacaacatcatcaacaacaacaacaacaataataataatttaaaaagacaagggcaacaaaagggaaaataaattaaaaaaatattttgtttattcatttattggagacagagagaaaccaagtgaagggagatataaagagagagagccagagagatagacacctgcaacacaatttcaccccttgtgaagcttcccaccttcagacgaggatcaggggcttgaacccaatttCATGTACATGGTAGCAGGTGTGCTCAGATGAacacaccagcacccagccccaattatTATTACAAGCAATAACCTCAAATTTGACGGAgaagttgttatttatttatttctgtagaGGGTGAGGGATGGAAACAAGGAgggtgacaccacagcactgctccatcactcacaaagcttcctcctttGCACGGTGGGGCTCCCATGGGGTGGTAATGGTGGGGTGTGAACCTTCAAGCCCAAGGTAAAATATGCCCTCTACCTACTGGGAGAGCTACCTCCTGCTCCAAGGAGAATGCTTTAAATGCTCACAGTTGAATAACTGAAGATTTAGCATACAAACAATAGAAAGGCAGCTTGAATTTCAGACTTCCCCCAGGGTCGCTGTGGTCCCCCCCACCCACGAAGACCCTAGGGAGAATGGAGTGAACAGGAATGATTAAAAGGTCCTTTAgaaggagtctggtggtagcacagcaggttaagcacacatggttaagcaaagcgcaagggcccatGTAAGGATcgctatctccccacctgcaggggagtcacttcacaagcagtgaagcaggtctgcaggtgtctgtctttctctccccctcctctctccatttcctctctcctatccaacaacaatgatggcaacaagaataactacaacaataaaacaacaaaggggaataaataaatatttttaaaaaaatttaaggtgaagcaagtctgcaggcatcaatctttcctcctctctctcttccccttttctctctgtcctacctaataacaacaacatcaataacaatgacagtagTCTGGAAGGTgtcgcagtggtaaagctttggactctcaagcatgaggtcgtgagttcgatccccggcagcacatgtgccagagtgatgtctggttctttctctctcctcctatctttctcataaataaaatctttttaaaaaaaataacaatgacaataataactacaacaagaaaaaaaaagggcaacaaaagggaaaataagtggtctgggaggtggtgcagtggttaaggaactagactcccaagcatgagctctttctctcctatctttctcattaataaaataaaatcttttttaaaaaatggaaggcaaataaatgtaaaaaatttaaaaaagggagttgggcggtagcacattgggttaagcgcacatggcacaaagtgcaaagaccggcctaaggttcctagttcaagcccccggctccccacctacagggaagtcacttcataggcggtaaacaggtctgcaggtatctatctttctttccctctctgtcttcccctcctctctccatttctctctgtcctgtccaacaacgacaacaacaagaataactggcaaaaaaacaacaagggcaacaaaagggaataaataaatatttaaaatatatatatattttttaaaaaggtcctTTAGAGtccaaagggggctgggcagtgactcaCCAGGTTGAATACACGTTACCCTCTGCAAGGACATCCCtcctacttgcagaggggaagcttcatgagtggtgaagcagtgctgtaggtgtctctctcactctcaatttctctgtctctatccaataaataaataagtaaataaataaaataaagagttatATGTGGAACATATGTGGAACGTCTCTTGACTCACAACAGCCCTAATTACAACTGAGGCAGCCCTGAAGTCCTTCAGCTAAGGTGTTAGTCCCTTTCCAATTCCCATCTCTCCAGGCAGAAAATGCTGATCACAAATCAAATTCGAAAGACATCCTGTATTTCCTCTAATTAAAGAGATAAAAATATTacattttgtggtccgggaggtggtgcattgataaagctttggactctcaagcatgaggtcctgagttcgatacccgcagcacatgtgccagagtgatggctggttctttcactctcttctcttcctcattcataaataaataaataaataaatctttttttaaaattacagtttGACTTAGACACTGAAACTCCACAACTTAACCATAGCCTACTAGGGCAGACTTGAAAGGTTTCTCCAGAGTGCTCAAATGAACctcctaccccccaaaaaaaagatcaAACCTAGAGCCAACAGTGGTTGCCAGTGTCTCCCCCTCCAGGCAGAGCGGCCTGGTACCGGGTGGTGGGTGGTTCCAGGGCGAGCAGCGCCTTACCTGAGCACCCCGACCTGGATGCCCTGCAGACCAacttctttctttgcatttcagtCAAAATGGCCCCTCTCACACCGCCTCCACTTTCATCCAAGTGGACTTTGTGTTTCCATGTTTGCAGTGTCCCGGAAGTGAGGCAGTCCTCGAGGCCTGGGCCCGCCCGCTCGAGCTCACCTTTGAACCCTGGGAGGCTGCTGCCAGCGCTGCCCGCGCGCCCAGGGTCTCCCCAGGCCTTTCCAACCTGCCCAGGTTCAGCCAGCCCCACACCCAGAGCGCCCGCACCGCGGCACCACGGCCACCAGGTGGCGCTGCAGCGCACAGAAGGGTGGGTCCGGGCGGGTCCCAGACTCACCTTGTCCAGAGGCCAAAACCAGGCTACGCGGTTCCCAATACAGGCAAAGTAAGCTGTCCATTACCCTCTTTcacaccctcacccccagcccccaaatgaTGAGAGATGACCCTCCCTTGACTCCAGGCTGCACTCTCCTCTCGcctcactcccctccccttcaaGGCCGCCCCAGTTCCTCCAGACAGTCACAGCTGGAGGTGACCCCGCCTTCTGCAGAGCTCGCCCAGCCGCCCGTCCTCCAGCTCCGCGGACCAGAGGCCACTCGATCCTCACCGAAGTCTCAGCCCTGAAGAGCCTCCCAACCCAGCCTGAGTCGCGCTGTGTGCGAGGGGTGGAATGGGCAAAAAAGATAGGGGTGCGTGGGCGCCCCGCCAGGAGAGCGAGGGTTCAGTCCAAAGGCAGTTAACTGACCACATGCACCTACAGTGTCCTGGCTCTGCCACGTGACCTTGGCCAAGTCACACGGCCTTGCAGACCTGTCTCCTCTGTCAAGGAAAAGTCTGGGTGTCCAAGGTCTCCAGCCTTGACttggtgagggtggggtgggaggggggcctGAGGGCCTCACCCTTACCATCTCCCTGAATTCAGCAGGGTGCCTCGATTTCTATACACTTCCTTCCCCTTTGGTCCTAATCCAGGCCTGGGGAGAGGGTGCAGCTGACCATATTGTTCCCCCCTTCCAAGGCTCACTGAGGAGTCGGGGCTGGGAGGGGGCCCCAAGGAGGCGGGAGCTGGCagatggggggcgggggcggaCGGGGGTGCTGAATAATGAATGAGACTTAATTGGGCCCGCACTGCGCGGCGGCGCGCTAAGCTCTGCAAACATTCGGGCGGCGGCGGCCGCCGCTGGACAAACAAACTAGCTGCGGGCTGGGCGAGCGGCGTGGGGGCAC
This portion of the Erinaceus europaeus chromosome 7, mEriEur2.1, whole genome shotgun sequence genome encodes:
- the DNAJC22 gene encoding dnaJ homolog subfamily C member 22 isoform X3, translated to MAKGLLVTYVLWAVGGPAGLHHLYLGRDSHALLWMLTLGGGGLGWLWEFWKLPSFVAQANRAQGQRRGSRGGTPPLSLIRFAAQMIVGIYFGLVALISFSFMANFYIVGLPLAVGLGVLLVAAVGNQTSDVKNTLGAAFLTSPIFYGRPIAILPISLAASITAQKHRRYKASVGSEMLSVRLYRLGLAYLAFTGPLAYSILCNTTATLSYVAETLGSILSWFSLFPFLGHFLESVCLLPYRTWRLLVGNPGFSSSSFQEWEKLYELVQSFQEEKHQLAHQVLGLSEGTTNEEIHRRYHELVKTWHPDHNLHQTEEAQRHFLEIQAAYEILSQPRKPRGSGR
- the DNAJC22 gene encoding dnaJ homolog subfamily C member 22 isoform X1 — encoded protein: MAKGLLVTYVLWAVGGPAGLHHLYLGRDSHALLWMLTLGGGGLGWLWEFWKLPSFVAQANRAQGQRRGSRGGTPPLSLIRFAAQMIVGIYFGLVALISFSFMANFYIVGLPLAVGLGVLLVAAVGNQTSDVKNTLGAAFLTSPIFYGRPIAILPISLAASITAQKHRRYKASVGSEMLSVRLYRLGLAYLAFTGPLAYSILCNTTATLSYVAETLGSILSWFSLFPFLGHFLESVCLLPYRTWRLLVGNPGFSSSSFQEWEKLYELVQSFQEEKHQLAHQVLGLSEGTTNEEIHRRYHELVKTWHPDHNLHQTEEAQRHFLEIQAAYEILSQPRKPRGSGRSRWLNGRYPIMPICIF
- the DNAJC22 gene encoding dnaJ homolog subfamily C member 22 isoform X2, which gives rise to MAKGLLVTYVLWAVGGPAGLHHLYLGRDSHALLWMLTLGGGGLGWLWEFWKLPSFVAQANRAQGQRRGSRGGTPPLSLIRFAAQMIVGIYFGLVALISFSFMANFYIVGLPLAVGLGVLLVAAVGNQTSDVKNTLGAAFLTSPIFYGRPIAILPISLAASITAQKHRRYKASVGSEMLSVRLYRLGLAYLAFTGPLAYSILCNTTATLSYVAETLGSILSWFSLFPFLGHFLESVCLLPYRTWRLLVGNPGFSSSSFQEWEKLYELVQSFQEEKHQLAHQVLGLSEGTTNEEIHRRYHELVKTWHPDHNLHQTEEAQRHFLEIQAAYEILSQPRKPRGSGSFTSVSFYFWRKHEI